One window of the Candidatus Jettenia sp. genome contains the following:
- a CDS encoding YkgJ family cysteine cluster protein, producing MNGRILDKNRNTQGDPLPWFKEGLRFECQRCGRCCRGEPGVVWVNETEIKRISSFLGMSTAVFTRNYLRSINGRLSLLEYGNGDCIMYQDGCRIYAERPCQCRTFPFWTSNLEAISEWEKLKKTCPGIDKGKLHTMKDIQDSLQMYERRFGNTA from the coding sequence ATGAATGGTCGGATATTGGATAAAAACAGAAATACCCAGGGTGATCCTTTGCCGTGGTTCAAAGAAGGATTAAGATTTGAATGTCAGCGGTGTGGCAGATGCTGTCGGGGTGAGCCCGGGGTAGTATGGGTTAACGAGACTGAAATAAAGAGAATATCATCATTTCTTGGTATGAGTACGGCAGTATTTACAAGGAATTATTTAAGGAGTATCAATGGCCGATTAAGTCTTCTGGAATACGGTAACGGCGACTGTATTATGTATCAAGATGGATGCAGGATATACGCAGAAAGACCTTGCCAATGCAGGACGTTTCCATTCTGGACATCAAATTTGGAAGCGATATCGGAGTGGGAAAAATTAAAGAAAACCTGTCCGGGTATAGATAAAGGAAAGTTACATACTATGAAGGATATACAGGATAGTTTACAGATGTATGAGAGGCGATTTGGTAATACGGCGTAA
- a CDS encoding YkgJ family cysteine cluster protein produces the protein MKTQRVLNGNVYSELIIIYRQLEQELTQLNPGCDTCGTCCNFTTFDHVLYASSIEVGFITQHREVPDKSNISNNICPFLKDNQCSIRDFRMLGCRVFYCNAHYQEISHDVYEKYYRMIRDLSIKYNVQWKYSPFLEQLAEFKSISSALANNLYPDPSPSVHS, from the coding sequence ATGAAAACACAAAGAGTATTGAATGGTAACGTTTATTCAGAATTGATAATTATCTATCGGCAGTTAGAACAGGAGTTAACTCAGCTCAATCCTGGCTGTGATACATGCGGCACATGTTGTAATTTTACTACCTTTGACCATGTCCTTTATGCAAGTAGTATAGAAGTTGGTTTTATCACGCAACACAGAGAAGTACCTGACAAGAGTAATATCTCAAATAACATATGTCCTTTTCTTAAAGATAATCAATGCAGTATCAGGGATTTTCGGATGCTTGGATGTCGTGTTTTCTATTGTAATGCCCATTATCAGGAAATTTCCCATGATGTGTATGAGAAATATTATCGTATGATTAGGGATTTAAGTATAAAGTATAATGTTCAATGGAAGTATTCACCTTTTCTCGAACAACTTGCTGAGTTCAAATCAATATCATCGGCACTTGCCAATAACTTATATCCAGACCCATCTCCATCCGTCCATTCTTGA
- a CDS encoding GDSL-type esterase/lipase family protein: protein MKKTIVAFTIITYIIFLSITIIKAASASTKIMPLGDSITQGFIKNIPEDYRVGYRQKLYLDLKDAGYDVDFVGSLSHGILAHPGFDYNHEGHGGWSDNEVAGQVYTWLVANPADIILLHIGTNDFNTSPDDVALILDEIDKYSKDIVVVLALIINHKTYNPLITQFNDNIRAMAEVRIAHCDKIIIVDMENALNYQNDMDDNLHPNTNGYIKMADVWFPAVEQILTDSYQPPPCTPPVPGPALQAYYAFNNGTGTVAIDSSTYKRNGAVNGAVWTAGRSGNGLSFDGVDDYVLIPRMNNDEMSISAWFYKNANDTTNADAIFGGSRWVGVKEGFDVRFHRYSPNTLEFILFTRDRNGVITGKTAKYKFNNSVGNWYHVAGTYKKTTGEQKLYIDGKLVNTQIHPAGNTVMPLAYYSDMRIGYSRSNNGYFNGIIDEVRLYNRALSTIEVENLYKGVTPGLSLTITTVGSGSVSTDPNPPYTSGQTVTLTAKADQGWIFNHWSGDLSGSNNPTTLTITSNKAVTATFVTGTSSDLKALYTLNEGTGIIATDSSGNGKHGAVNGATWTTGKTGGGLSFDGIDDSVSVPRMNYDEISISAWFYKNTNDTTYADAIFGGYKWNSDAQFQQGFDLRFYKSDPDTLQFIVITKDIGGIRSIKTTQKNLTNSVSSWFHAAGTYNKTTGEQKLYINGQLAHIRTHPAGNTIVPLTSYSDMRIGYSRVNNGYFQGIIDDIRIYDRALTDTEVQELYTSY, encoded by the coding sequence ATGAAAAAAACTATAGTTGCTTTTACTATAATAACTTATATCATATTTCTATCCATAACCATAATCAAAGCAGCGTCTGCCAGCACAAAAATTATGCCCCTTGGTGATTCAATTACCCAGGGTTTTATAAAGAATATACCAGAAGATTATAGGGTAGGTTATCGGCAAAAGCTTTATCTTGATTTAAAAGATGCTGGCTATGATGTCGATTTTGTAGGTAGTTTGAGTCACGGTATTCTTGCACATCCCGGTTTTGACTATAACCACGAAGGGCACGGTGGTTGGAGTGATAACGAAGTAGCCGGGCAGGTATATACCTGGCTCGTTGCTAATCCAGCCGATATTATCCTGCTTCACATCGGAACGAATGATTTCAATACAAGCCCTGATGATGTAGCGCTTATTCTTGATGAAATTGATAAGTATAGTAAAGATATTGTTGTAGTTTTGGCTCTTATAATCAATCATAAGACCTATAATCCGTTAATAACACAATTTAACGATAATATTCGGGCTATGGCAGAGGTACGGATTGCCCATTGTGATAAAATTATTATTGTCGATATGGAAAATGCCTTGAATTATCAGAACGATATGGATGATAATTTGCATCCAAACACTAACGGTTATATCAAGATGGCTGATGTTTGGTTTCCTGCCGTAGAACAAATCCTGACAGACTCATACCAGCCTCCTCCTTGTACTCCTCCAGTTCCAGGTCCGGCCCTCCAGGCTTATTATGCCTTTAATAATGGAACTGGGACAGTTGCTATTGACTCGTCAACCTACAAGAGGAATGGCGCTGTTAACGGAGCTGTATGGACAGCAGGCAGAAGCGGGAATGGGCTAAGTTTTGATGGAGTTGATGATTATGTATTGATTCCCCGTATGAATAATGACGAGATGTCAATTTCTGCATGGTTCTATAAAAATGCCAATGATACGACAAATGCTGACGCCATATTTGGGGGATCAAGGTGGGTCGGAGTTAAGGAAGGTTTTGATGTACGATTCCACCGTTATTCTCCTAATACACTTGAATTTATTCTGTTTACGAGAGATAGAAATGGAGTTATAACAGGCAAGACGGCAAAATATAAATTTAATAATTCCGTTGGTAATTGGTATCATGTTGCAGGTACCTATAAGAAAACAACAGGAGAGCAAAAACTTTATATAGACGGAAAGTTAGTGAATACACAAATACATCCGGCGGGCAATACTGTCATGCCTCTGGCATATTATTCTGACATGAGAATAGGATATTCGAGATCTAATAATGGTTATTTTAACGGTATTATAGATGAAGTCCGTCTTTATAACCGGGCGTTGAGTACTATCGAGGTTGAAAATCTGTATAAAGGGGTAACGCCTGGCCTCAGCCTAACAATAACAACGGTGGGCAGCGGTTCAGTATCAACTGATCCAAACCCGCCTTATACGTCTGGTCAGACAGTTACTTTGACAGCAAAAGCCGATCAGGGATGGATTTTTAATCATTGGAGTGGCGATTTATCAGGAAGCAACAATCCCACGACATTGACCATCACCAGTAATAAAGCGGTAACTGCCACATTTGTTACAGGCACTTCCAGCGACTTAAAAGCCCTTTATACATTAAACGAGGGAACAGGAATCATTGCCACAGATTCTTCCGGTAACGGTAAGCATGGCGCCGTCAATGGCGCCACATGGACAACGGGTAAAACCGGAGGTGGATTAAGCTTTGATGGAATTGATGATTCCGTATCCGTTCCTCGTATGAATTACGATGAGATTTCAATTTCTGCCTGGTTCTATAAAAACACCAATGATACAACCTATGCTGATGCTATATTCGGTGGATATAAGTGGAATTCAGATGCCCAGTTTCAACAGGGTTTTGATTTACGGTTTTACAAAAGCGATCCTGATACACTCCAGTTTATCGTAATAACAAAAGATATTGGCGGAATCAGGAGTATAAAGACTACCCAAAAGAATTTAACAAATTCGGTAAGTAGCTGGTTCCATGCTGCAGGCACCTATAACAAAACGACGGGAGAACAAAAATTGTATATCAATGGACAGTTGGCCCATATACGGACCCACCCTGCGGGAAATACCATAGTACCGTTAACGTCGTACTCTGATATGAGAATTGGATATTCAAGGGTTAATAACGGCTATTTTCAAGGAATTATCGATGATATCCGTATTTACGACCGGGCTTTAACCGATACGGAAGTACAAGAGTTATATACGAGCTATTAG